DNA sequence from the Candidatus Stygibacter australis genome:
ATATTGCAGCTAAGATAGCGGGATTGGGCAAGATCAGTAAGGGAGAAACTGTTTGGGAAATAGGACCAGGACGCGGGATATTAACAAGAGAAATACTGGAATTCACTGATAAAGTGACAGCCTTTGAGATTGATGAGGAATTATATCCGTTACTGGAATCAGAATTTGGAAATAGGATAAACCTGGTGAAAAAAGATGTATTACGGGTAAACTGGGATGAGATGAGAGGTGATGAGAAGATCAAGATAGTGGCTAATATACCATATCAGATCACGTCACCCTTGATCATGAAGGCTATAAATTTCAGAGAAAATGTATCTGTAGTGGTGTTCATGATCCAGAAAGAAGTTGCTGAGCGTCTCAGGGCAGAGCCAAGTTGCAAAGAATACAGTTTTTTATCAATTAAGACCCAGTTTTATTTTGATGTGAAATATGAGTTTACGGTTAAACCGCATTTATTTTTTCCAAAGCCCAAGGTGGAATCTGCAGTGGTGAGTTTATATCCTAAGGCAGAGGTGCCGGAACTGGCGGAGCCTGAGAAGTTCTGGGAAGTAGTTGATACCAGTTTTAGGAGTAGACGTAAAACACTGCGTAATAATCTGAAATATATCTTGAGTAATGAGCAGGTGGCTGAACTGGAAAAAATTACAGAGATAGATCTGGTTCGCAGAGCGGAAACCTTATCTATCCCTGAATTTGTTGATCTTTACAATCTGGTCAGATTTCTTTAGCCATGGAAAATGTAATGATTTATCCATGAGTCGTGAGACGTGAGTCGTGAGTCGAGAAAAAAAAGAATAGGACACAGATGCCGCGGATTATACGGATTAACACGGATAATGTAATGTAATGTAAGAATTATTGAGCAACGAACAAAACGAACAAAACGAACTATTTTCCAATCACAAATCCCTATTCACGATTACGTCTCACGTTTAACGAACCTCGACTCACGGTTTTTTTACCACAGAGATCACGGAGAACACAGAGGGGGAAATTGAAAATTGAAAATGTAAAATGTAAAATTAAATGTAATGTAAGACATTGAACCACGAAAACCACGAAATGACACGAAAAAATGTAATGGGAATGTATGATGAGGGTAAGTAAGTCCCGATTTATCGGGATGAACCGTACTTGGGGTAGGAGTTCTGGGAGGCATGGACTGATTGAATTTGGGTGTATATGGTCGTCCAAAAGTCTTGTCCGGAGTACCGTTCAAAACTCTTGACTTATTTGGGAAAATGTAATGTAAGATATTTTTACCACGAAAACCACGAAATGACACGAAAAAATGTAATGATTTATCCGTGAGTCGTAAATCGTGAGCCGTGAGTCGAGGAATGTAAGAATGAAGAGAATTTAGCAACGAATAGCCTTCGCAAGCTTACAGCTCATCAAGACAAAACTAACAAGACGAACTGAAGAAATATTCGATTTGGATTTGCTTAAGGGTGAACGATTTTTTTAGGCTGACTGGTTATGGATAATATTGCGAACGGAGTGAACCCAGTGAACCCAGTAAACGTAGTGTGGGTAATTTAGGTTAATGAGTCGCTACCTGCGCTGTACATGCAATTTAGTGTGGGGATTATGAATTATTTAGATCACACCTTTAACTCTGGTGGGCTCCCATGGTTTGTTGAGGTAGTACTGGAGAAGAACTCTATTTTTACCGAGAAGGTTTTCGGGAATACGGTCTGCGTATTTTTCCATTACCAGGTATTCGGAGAATTTGAGATTAAGTTCATCAGCAACCTGTTTGATAAGCTCTATGCCCTGTATTACAGTTTCCTGGTCAGTGTATTCCATGAGATTGGTATTGCAGATGAGTTCAGTAACTTTTAGACGTGACGAGAATTCAAGCTCTTCGAGCATTTTGAGGATGCCATCAAGGTCAGAGGTGAAGGGTCTTTTTGTGTTGATCACTAACTTGAGTTGATAACCTCTTTTATTGATATTCTGCACATATCTTGCCAGAGTGCGGCAACCTGCGGGATCACCCCCAACATCGAGAACAGGAATTCTGGAGTAATCTTCTACTGCACCCATAATGCGGGGAGAGAGCATAGGCATATCCGCATGGGAATATTCACCATCTGGAGCAATAACCACGATTCCCTGACTGGCAAATTCCTCTCGGACCTGCCTGCTGCGGAAATAGGGATTTACCACATCAAGATCAACAAGTGTGACAGGTTTACCGTGCTTTTTGAGCTGCCAGGCGCTATTGATGGCATACTCACTTTTACCGCTGCCATAGGCACCGATAATGATAATTATATCTTTATTCATATTAACTCCTGTAAATCTATAATGCCAAATTCTAACAGCAAGATTGAATGTCAACCTCAGGTTAGAAACTTAAAACATAATATACTTTGACAATATAAGGCTAAAGCGGGAAATTGCTAAAAAGATGGAGAAGAATAAATGAGAAAGATAATATTAATAGCAGCCTTAATGGTAATGATTTCTGGTTTATCAGCAGATGAGATTAGTTTGAATTTTTTTATTCATCCACAGTTTACTATTGATAACATGGAAGCAGTGGATAAATTGCAGCAGGCGACTATTGATAGCTGTATGAGTATTAATGTATATGCCGGGGAGCTATTTAAACCAGCATTAGCAGATAGTCTGGTTTTGAAGTATATGAGCCAACTACCTGGGATGTTGTTTTCTCCTAATGATTTTTTGCATTATCATCAGGAGAAATTTCCTTCCTTTGGATTACTGGCAGCAAATATTGAGTCAGATAGTGTAACCACTCTTAAAAAATTTGTCATCAAAGTAGACACTTTACGGATTGGAATATTCAGTATTTATTCTCCAGACTGGGCAGTAAAGAACCAGCTTGCAGATGGAGTAGATGTTAGGGCAGATGTATTTGCAGTTGCCAAAGAGCAGGTTAAAAAACTCAGGTCATCAGGATGTGATCAGATAATTATGCTTACTTCCTTAAGTAAATATGTGGTAAGTTACCTGGTGAAAGAGATAGATATAGATGCTGTGGTGAACTTCGATTATATGACCACGAAAAACACAATGATGGGAGATAAAGAGCAAACTGGGTATTATTATATAAATAGCGAATCAGGTAAATATGGCAGGCTTAAGATAAAATCAGCGGGTAAGGCAATTACTACAGACTGGCAGGAGCTAAGCTGGGAAAATGCAGGCAGCGGCAGATAAATATATCAGATACCTGATATCAAGAGGTTCATCAGAGCACACAATATTCGCTTATAAAGGTGATCTGCATCAGTTCAGCGTATTTATGGTGAGATATTTTCCTGATGGGATAATTGATCTTAAAGAAATGAAACGCCTATATCTCAGGGATTATCTACGCTGGCTGAGGGAGCAGGGTAGAAGGAACAGAACCCTGGCACGAAAGGCAACAACCTTAAAGAACTTTTTTATATTTTGCCTGAAAGAAAAAATTATTGATGAGGATCCCGCCCAGTATTTGAAGATACCTAAGTACGAGAAAAAACTTCCACGACATTTTACTGAAGCGGAAATGATGCAGATCCTGGAACTTCCCGATCTCAGCAGTAAATTTGGCATTCGGAATAGAGCGATCCTGGAGATCATGTATTCCTGCGGACTAAGGATAAGCGAGGTTTGCTCATTGGAAACCAGGAATATAGATTTTAGTAATCGCATTGTGAAAGTAATGGGAAAAGGGCGTAAGGAGCGAATAATCCCCTTTGGGAGCAATTGCAGGAAAGCGCTGAAATATTATCAAAAGGTACGATATGAATTTGAACCTGATACCAAAGAGAAGACATTCTTTGTTTCCAAAAGTGGCATTCCCCTTTTGGGAAGGGAGCTTCGAGAGATACTGGATCATTATCTGGATTTGATCGCCCAGACAAAGGGATACTCACCTCACAGTATTCGTCATGCCTTTGCAACTCACCTATTGGAGCATGGAGCAGACCTGAGGGGAGTGCAGGAGATGCTGGGTCATGAGAATCTATCCACAACTGAAATATATACACATTTATCACTCGAAGAAGTCAAAAAAGTATATCAGCAGGCACATGCACGGAGTGAAGAAAAGAGAAAAAAGAAATAATTCCATTTTTTGGAATATTTATTGCATAGTAATTAAAAGAATTTCAGGAGGCCATATGAAAAAAATATTATTTGTTATTGTTTGTATTTTAATTATGAATTTATCCGGGGCAGAATTATTGATCGATAATCCGGGAGAGAATCAGGTCACAATACTCTCATCAAATAGTCAGAGAACATTGCTGGATTATGAGATCAATAAGGTGGTTACTAAGTCAGTGATGATATCAGGAGTGGAATATAACATATTGCATCTTGAATCTGAACCAGGGTTAAATGTAAAGGGTCAACCCGAATTACCTGTAATGAGACGAGGATTGTTGATAGATAATACCAGTAAAATGACAGTGAATATTCTCGATTCGGAATATCAGGAATTTGAGATGTTATTAGCTCCCAGCAAGGGTCCAGTATCATTTAATGAAGATTATAATTCAATCCCATACACTTTTGGGGAAGTATATTCCCAGAATATTTTTTTCCCAGATGCTAAAGCAAATTTATCTGAACCATATATCATGCGCGATTTTAGAGGTATAGATCTGCAGATCAATCCTGTGCAATACAATCCTGTAACTCATAAAGTGCGGATATATACTCATCTGGAAGTAGAAGTTATTGCTGATGGTGAATCAACTATAAATACCAGAAACGGGTATGCTGAAGAGATTGTGAAAGATTATAAAAATATGTATCAGAGACATTTTATTAATTTTAATGAATATTTAAGCGCATTGCGATATCCGGAAATTATGGATGTACCGGGAAAACTGCTGGTTGTCTGTTATGATGATTTTATGACAGCAATGGAACCGTATGTGGACTGGAAAATCCAAAAAGGTATCGAGACTGAAATCGTGGCAATGAGTGATATTGGAACAAATAATACTCAACTGCAAAACTATCTGGATAGCTATTATGCCGAAGATAATGAATTAGCCTGGGTATTATTTGTGGGTGATGCCCAGCAGATACCTGTAAAATATAATTATTCTACTTATGCAGGAGATGGTTATTATGCGGGTGTGGCTGGAACTGATCAATATGCCGATATAATGATTGGCAGGTTTAGTGCTCAATCAATTGAAGATGTGGAAACCCAGGTAGATCGCAGTGTTTATTATGAAAGGGATATTGTAGATGGCGACTGGATGCAGAAAGCTGCTGGAGTGGCATATAACGGAGGACCAGCTGGACAGCATTATGAAGGTGGCTGGGAGCATATGGGTTACATTAGAGATGATCTTCTGGAATATGGTTATTTGCAGGTTGATGAGATTTATGAAGGTCAGGGAGCAAATACACAAATGCTTGCTGATGCGATAAATGAAGGCAGGGGAGTGATCAATTATCTGGGACATGGTGAAGATCAGAATTATTATTCAATTCCCTTTTATGAAAGTGATGTTTATAATCTGGAAAATGTTGGTATGTTGCCATTCATAAGTAATGGAGCTTGTCTGATAGGTAATTTTGCTCCAATGACCTGTTTTTCAGAATACTGGTTGCGCGCTACTAATGATGATGGTGAAGCAATTGGGGCAATAGGTTTTTTAGGCAGCAGCATATCTCAATGGATTGGAGACCCTGAATATGGTCAGGATGAATTTGTAGATCTATTATGCGCAGAAGAAAAGCTGACTTTAGGTGGATTATGGTTTAATTGCATAAATTATGCTATTGAAATAACTAGTGAATATGATGAATTTTGCAGTTGGAATATGTTTGGGGATCCTAATTTAGCGGTTCGAACCAAGATACCGGAAGAAATAGAGCTGAGCCATATGCCGACAATTTTTATGGGATTTCCTTCGTTTGAAATCGATGCAGGAGAACCTGATATTCTTGTATGTATGACCAGAGATGGAGAAATAACTGCTTCTGGCTATACAGGTGAAGATGGCATTGTCGATCTTGATATATCTCAAGCTCCCCAGATACCGGGATTTTTTACTATCACTGCCACAGGATTTAATAAAGCAACTTTGATAGAAGAAATCCAAATGATCCCACCAGAAGGTGCTTATGTATATCTTGATGAATTTGATCTTCACAGTGGTTTAGATGGCATTATCCATGCAGGTGAGACAGCCACTCTTGATCTTAGTATTACAAATTATGGTACTGATCAGGCAAGCAACGTTCAGCTTGAAATGCTGCTGGAAGACGATTGGATTGAACTTATTGATAATAACGAAGAAATAGGAGATATGCAGACACAAGAGAGTATATTCATTGAAGATGCTCTATGTTTTGAAGTTTCTGAAGATATAGAATTTGCTCATCCTTTCAGTGCAGAACTGATTTTCACCAGTGATGAAGAAACATGGTGTTATGAGCTCTGGTTTTCCAGTTATGCGCCCAATGGATTATGGATGTCACCTATAGAGATCCAATATGAATTAGTAGAAGGAGACAGCGCTCAATTTGACCTGGTCATCAGTAACTACCTGGAAGAATCTGTTGAAATCAATCTTGGACTGGAAGCAGAGGAGACTCGTAACGTAGAAGATTGCTATGTGGAATGCTCAACAGAAGAATTCTTGCCTGGTGGAAATATAATATGGAATTTTGTAGCACATAATTATAGTGTTGATAACGAATGGGTAAGTGAGATAGAGCTTGATTTCCCGGATGATGTAGAGATCAATGATGTTTCTGCATTTACAGGAGCTTCAGGTGGTAATATGGAAACTGAAAGCGAGTTGGGTGATGGTGCTGATGTTATATGGATTGGAATTTCTCAGAATGGCTGGGGATATATGCATGGTGGAGAATCAGCTTCTTGTCAGGTTGAAGGAGAAATTGAATATGCTGATCTTGATTCAATTATCGTTGCTTGGCGGATAGCTGGAGATGGTTATGGAGCAGCTCCTCATGAAGCTACTGGCAGTATCAATCTATTCAATCCCTTATCCTGGATATATCTTAAAGATATTCATGAAAATATTCCAGCCGGTTCTTTTAGTGTAATTGAAATGCAATTTGATGCAAAGAGGTTAACGCCAGGTGAATACTTTTGTAACATAGTAATTTACGATGATAGACTTGAAACAATAGTGCCAGTGTTATTAACCGTAATACCTCAATCTGCCGATGATCAGGATAATATTACTGCCATGGATAGAATGAGCACATATCCTAATCCCTTTAATCCCAGTTTGAATATTTCCTATAATCTCAGTTCAGATTCTAATGTGGAATTGACTGCTTATAATCTGAAAGGCCAAAAAGTTGCTGTACTATTTAACGATCTTCAGATCGCAGGAGAGCATAAATATATCTGGAATGCGGAAGATTTACCAAGTGGGATCTATTTCATTAAGCTGAAAAGCGATAATATAAATAAAGCTGAAAAGGTGTTATTACTGAAATAATATGAAGTTGCTGAGAAATATTGCTATACCAATAGATCAAAGCCAGGATCTTGAAAAGGTGATTTGCCAGAAATTAAATCTGGCAAGCCAGAAGCTTGTTTCCTGGGAAGTAACCAGAAGGTCACTTGATGCTCGCAGGCGAAATCATCTGGTCTGGCAGTATAATGCTCTTGTGGAAATTTCAGGCAAATTTCCTCAAAATCCTGATCTGCTGGAATATAAAGAGAAATTAGCATATATTAACCCGAATATTAAACTGCATGATATTCAACCTGTTATCATTGGTGCTGGTCCTGCAGGCTTATTTGCTGCTTTGATCCTTGTGGAAAAGGGTTATAAACCTTTATTATATGATCAGGGTGAACCAATTCCTGAGAGAGATGAAAAAGTTAAGCAATTCTGGCAAAAGGGGATATTGGATACTGAGAGCAATATCCAGAACGGTGAAGGTGGGGCAGGTACATATTCAGATGGAAAGCTGACTTCACGCAATCAGGACTTTTATACTACTCAGGTATATAAATATCTCATAAAGTTTGGAGCTGATCCTGATATTCTGATCAATTCTCATCCGCATCTTGGAACAGATAAACTAAAGAAAATTATAACTTCTATCAGAGAATATCTTGAGCAAAATGGCTGCAGATTTTTCTGGAAGCATAAATTGGAAAGAATAACAATCAAAAATGGGAAAGTTTCAGGCGTTTTTATTAATGGTGAAAAACTGGATCCAGAAATAGTAATTCTGGCACCAGGAAACTCTGCTCGGGACTTATTTAAAATGTTGACGGGTATAATACCTTTGCAAAACAGGTCTTTAGCTGTAGGATTCAGAATTGAGCATGAGCAGGAATTTATTAATGCTCTTTTTTATGGAGATAAAACTGATACCTCTCTTACTGGTGCTGGAGAATACAGGATCAAAGTTCAGTTGAAAGAAGGAAGCGTGTATTCTTTTTGTATGTGCCCAGGTGGGATAGTTGTTAATGCTTCCAGTAATGCTAAAGGAGTGGTTACAAACGGGATGAGCTGGTCGAAGCGGAAAGGGAAATATTCCAATGCAGCGATTGTGACATCAATAAATGTTACTTCGGAGAGTAGTGATGCTCTAGCGGGAGTAAGATTTCAGGAGATGATCGAGCAAAAATGCTTTAAATTATCTGAAAGTTATCTTGCACCGGCTCAAAAAGCGGAAGACTTCATTAAAAATAGATACAGTAAGAAACCTTTGAAAACTACATTTTTGCCTGATTCTATTCCCGCTGATCTCAATAAAATTTATAATCCTGCGATTACAGGCACAATTAAGGAAGCATTATCATACTGGGATAAGCGTTATAAGGGCTTTGCCAGTGAAGGGACATTACTTGCTCCTGAAACGAGAACATCCTCGCCAGTACGTATAATCAGAAAAGTTGATACCTGGGAGAGTGAAGGTGCTGATAACCTTTATCCTATCGGTGAAGGGGCTGGTTATTCAGGAGGAATTATCAGTTCAGCAGCAGAAGGCATAAAATTATGTGCTAAATTTGAATATTTTCAAGGGTCAAAAATTGCATTGTAGAAATTTTACGTTAGCTTATTTATAGCTGACTT
Encoded proteins:
- the rsmA gene encoding 16S rRNA (adenine(1518)-N(6)/adenine(1519)-N(6))-dimethyltransferase RsmA, whose translation is MGFRAKKELGQHFLKDRNIAAKIAGLGKISKGETVWEIGPGRGILTREILEFTDKVTAFEIDEELYPLLESEFGNRINLVKKDVLRVNWDEMRGDEKIKIVANIPYQITSPLIMKAINFRENVSVVVFMIQKEVAERLRAEPSCKEYSFLSIKTQFYFDVKYEFTVKPHLFFPKPKVESAVVSLYPKAEVPELAEPEKFWEVVDTSFRSRRKTLRNNLKYILSNEQVAELEKITEIDLVRRAETLSIPEFVDLYNLVRFL
- a CDS encoding tyrosine recombinase XerC, with protein sequence MQAAADKYIRYLISRGSSEHTIFAYKGDLHQFSVFMVRYFPDGIIDLKEMKRLYLRDYLRWLREQGRRNRTLARKATTLKNFFIFCLKEKIIDEDPAQYLKIPKYEKKLPRHFTEAEMMQILELPDLSSKFGIRNRAILEIMYSCGLRISEVCSLETRNIDFSNRIVKVMGKGRKERIIPFGSNCRKALKYYQKVRYEFEPDTKEKTFFVSKSGIPLLGRELREILDHYLDLIAQTKGYSPHSIRHAFATHLLEHGADLRGVQEMLGHENLSTTEIYTHLSLEEVKKVYQQAHARSEEKRKKK
- a CDS encoding C25 family cysteine peptidase translates to MKKILFVIVCILIMNLSGAELLIDNPGENQVTILSSNSQRTLLDYEINKVVTKSVMISGVEYNILHLESEPGLNVKGQPELPVMRRGLLIDNTSKMTVNILDSEYQEFEMLLAPSKGPVSFNEDYNSIPYTFGEVYSQNIFFPDAKANLSEPYIMRDFRGIDLQINPVQYNPVTHKVRIYTHLEVEVIADGESTINTRNGYAEEIVKDYKNMYQRHFINFNEYLSALRYPEIMDVPGKLLVVCYDDFMTAMEPYVDWKIQKGIETEIVAMSDIGTNNTQLQNYLDSYYAEDNELAWVLFVGDAQQIPVKYNYSTYAGDGYYAGVAGTDQYADIMIGRFSAQSIEDVETQVDRSVYYERDIVDGDWMQKAAGVAYNGGPAGQHYEGGWEHMGYIRDDLLEYGYLQVDEIYEGQGANTQMLADAINEGRGVINYLGHGEDQNYYSIPFYESDVYNLENVGMLPFISNGACLIGNFAPMTCFSEYWLRATNDDGEAIGAIGFLGSSISQWIGDPEYGQDEFVDLLCAEEKLTLGGLWFNCINYAIEITSEYDEFCSWNMFGDPNLAVRTKIPEEIELSHMPTIFMGFPSFEIDAGEPDILVCMTRDGEITASGYTGEDGIVDLDISQAPQIPGFFTITATGFNKATLIEEIQMIPPEGAYVYLDEFDLHSGLDGIIHAGETATLDLSITNYGTDQASNVQLEMLLEDDWIELIDNNEEIGDMQTQESIFIEDALCFEVSEDIEFAHPFSAELIFTSDEETWCYELWFSSYAPNGLWMSPIEIQYELVEGDSAQFDLVISNYLEESVEINLGLEAEETRNVEDCYVECSTEEFLPGGNIIWNFVAHNYSVDNEWVSEIELDFPDDVEINDVSAFTGASGGNMETESELGDGADVIWIGISQNGWGYMHGGESASCQVEGEIEYADLDSIIVAWRIAGDGYGAAPHEATGSINLFNPLSWIYLKDIHENIPAGSFSVIEMQFDAKRLTPGEYFCNIVIYDDRLETIVPVLLTVIPQSADDQDNITAMDRMSTYPNPFNPSLNISYNLSSDSNVELTAYNLKGQKVAVLFNDLQIAGEHKYIWNAEDLPSGIYFIKLKSDNINKAEKVLLLK